A genome region from Alphaproteobacteria bacterium includes the following:
- a CDS encoding ankyrin repeat domain-containing protein, protein MAFTQKGKMLNAVRNNDIKSVTRLLDKGYDANTSYWDGEGPLLMAVYLGRTEIVELLVSRGADPFGQHHHDPMTTGIWQTLLHVAAANGHGKIVDLLLEGDKYDKALINRIDNNRNTALHLAAAGGHVEIVKTLLAHGFDPALTGANGKKAVGFAYQGKHAAVVELLEAHKKPVPAALPPAPVAAPVAPPENEWKLLNPDTVAKVCDVGGVGYKITDVFNFAAGERIRIVNNLKTKADHIESTPFEKLADQRQLDEARAALESLGGKHDAAMPDKTKKTPRLLQPPPKDLKP, encoded by the coding sequence GTGGCATTCACGCAAAAGGGCAAAATGCTGAACGCCGTGCGCAACAACGACATCAAGTCGGTCACGCGCCTGCTGGACAAGGGATATGACGCGAACACCAGTTACTGGGACGGCGAAGGCCCGCTGCTGATGGCTGTGTATCTTGGGCGCACCGAAATTGTCGAGTTGCTTGTGTCGCGCGGCGCGGACCCGTTCGGCCAGCATCATCACGACCCGATGACGACCGGCATCTGGCAGACGCTGCTGCATGTGGCAGCGGCGAACGGCCACGGAAAAATCGTTGACCTGCTGCTGGAGGGCGACAAATACGACAAGGCGCTGATCAACCGCATCGATAACAACCGCAACACCGCGCTGCATCTGGCGGCGGCGGGTGGGCATGTGGAGATTGTGAAAACGCTGCTGGCGCATGGCTTCGATCCCGCCCTGACCGGCGCGAACGGCAAAAAAGCGGTCGGCTTCGCCTATCAGGGCAAACATGCCGCCGTGGTGGAATTGCTGGAGGCGCATAAGAAACCCGTTCCCGCCGCGCTGCCGCCGGCCCCCGTGGCCGCGCCCGTCGCACCGCCCGAAAATGAATGGAAGCTGCTGAACCCCGATACCGTCGCGAAGGTCTGCGATGTCGGCGGCGTGGGTTACAAAATCACCGATGTGTTCAACTTTGCGGCGGGCGAACGCATCCGCATCGTGAACAACCTGAAAACCAAGGCCGACCATATCGAATCCACGCCGTTCGAAAAACTGGCCGACCAGCGGCAGCTGGACGAAGCGCGCGCCGCGCTGGAATCGCTGGGCGGCAAGCATGACGCGGCGATGCCCGATAAAACGAAAAAAACACCGCGCCTGCTGCAGCCGCCGCCGAAAGACCTTAAGCCATGA
- a CDS encoding ankyrin repeat domain-containing protein, translated as MMFKKSKLHNAIQDGDIARMKEVLALGVDPDHEDDFGRSFLWFAVNRGNLAAVQALVEAGAAVTTENRYNGTLLQVAARKGSVDIASYLLDKNPRLLECRDRDGNTALHTAAESGYPDLVAFLIEKGLDANAKNFSNRSPLSLAQKNNHHEVSDLLKPYAPARMRLVPALDAAPAEEVAPLSDEWRKLPGERIAHVAVEEAIGYRITEIFNFSAREKTTLYRNLESNAETVETRGFDAIGDKAPIEQALEELRKRGGISEPSSVTGFEKKKLAP; from the coding sequence ATGATGTTCAAGAAATCGAAACTGCACAACGCCATTCAGGATGGCGACATCGCCCGCATGAAGGAAGTGCTGGCGCTGGGCGTCGATCCCGACCACGAGGATGATTTCGGGCGCAGCTTCCTGTGGTTCGCGGTCAACCGCGGCAACCTCGCCGCCGTGCAGGCGCTGGTGGAGGCGGGGGCGGCAGTCACGACCGAGAATAGATACAACGGCACGCTGCTGCAGGTGGCGGCGCGCAAGGGCAGTGTGGACATCGCATCATACCTGCTGGATAAAAACCCGAGACTGCTGGAATGCCGCGACCGCGACGGCAATACCGCGCTGCATACGGCGGCGGAATCAGGCTATCCCGACCTTGTCGCCTTCCTGATCGAAAAAGGGCTGGACGCGAACGCGAAAAATTTCAGCAACCGTTCGCCTTTGTCGCTTGCGCAGAAAAACAACCATCACGAAGTTTCCGACCTGCTGAAACCCTATGCCCCCGCGCGGATGAGGCTTGTGCCTGCGCTTGACGCCGCACCGGCGGAAGAAGTTGCGCCGCTGTCGGATGAATGGCGCAAGCTGCCCGGCGAGCGCATCGCACATGTGGCGGTCGAAGAAGCGATCGGGTACCGCATCACCGAAATTTTCAATTTCTCCGCGCGCGAAAAAACCACGCTCTACCGCAACCTTGAATCGAACGCCGAAACGGTGGAAACCCGCGGCTTCGACGCTATCGGCGACAAAGCGCCGATCGAACAGGCGCTCGAAGAACTCCGCAAACGCGGCGGCATTTCCGAACCGTCGAGCGTGACGGGGTTCGAGAAAAAGAAGCTGGCCCCATAA